One region of Macadamia integrifolia cultivar HAES 741 chromosome 11, SCU_Mint_v3, whole genome shotgun sequence genomic DNA includes:
- the LOC122093568 gene encoding uncharacterized protein LOC122093568, with protein sequence MVHECMEETWTWCSVQAWPHSRPLPPFKPKWRQVSRASTGIGQMGIPISPFAAHLSPNPTPSGVATTTLSLLIFFSLYPPHAFLHSTPLQLLTHPRPLASTWFLSTGHLPFSNRIHTLITSHGTFTAPANFPSHSYLSPLPFPFHLHNLLPMDRNIPELTTTSALSQIATGSARSVHEERARLEEAGKNLESASSASLPISGDQRLQNQEVEGNPIFQFGFPSDCIDSSMFPANPLGIENSGRFDTLGPSTAGAYFGDTGVGTSYPQELFRSSSSRSKLQQQLIRWPSSITKAARSKRRIARKMGSSSSFSSSSSPSLNLTPDTPTPNDPNKVEDEDNRTITTSDNKKLRFLFQKVLKNSDVSSLGRIVLPKKDAEAHLPSLTVKEGIQMTVRDVSSTTFWCMRYRFWPNNNSKMYVLENTGEFVRQNSLQAGDMMMVYEEDENKELFICGKKVERRTPARPGVLVSRPLYYAPLLHQQQPQQQHYHHHFHHHQQQQQEHHYHHQQQQQQQQQQLQQQQQQFYYMPQNQNRVIIRDNIGGSSTVGDCSSSYTAAAASSSFRTTTSTTQPPPPPPAVAAGVEEPSLFNDATVGLRQEEVTGAYSLQFTDFDDSVFGELDMLPNFRSLYDDYLVKDDPDDGGNADKSNTDTAPAK encoded by the exons ATGGTCCATGAATGTATGGAAGAAACCTGGACATGGTGTTCCGTGCAAGCATGGCCTCACTCTAGGCCTCTGCCCCCATTTAAACCAAAATGGCGCCAAGTTTCGAGAGCCTCCACTGGTATTGGTCAGATGGGCATCCCGATATCACCATTCGCCGCCCATTTGTCACCAAACCCAACACCGTCGGGCGTCGCCACCACTACTCTTTCCCTCctcatctttttctctctctatccccCTCACGCTTTCCTTCACTCAACTCCTCTGCAACTCCTGACGCATCCCCGGCCTTTAGCTTCCACTTGGTTTCTCTCCACTGGTCATCTTCCCTTCTCCAACCGCATCCACACCCTTATTACCTCCCATGGCACCTTCACAGCTCCTGCAAATTTCCCATCCCACTCTTATCTTTCTCCTCTACCTTTTCCTTTTCATCTTCATAATCTTCTCCCCATGGATAGGAACATCCCAGAACTAACCACAACCTCCGCCCTCTCTCAGATCGCCACTGGATCTGCTCGTTCTGTTCACGAAGAAAGGGCGAGGCTCGAAGAAGCTGGGAAAAATCTCGAGTCGGCTAGTTCAGCGTCTTTACCCATCTCCGGAGATCAGCGGCTTCAGAATCAAGAAGTTGAAGGAAACCCGATCTTCCAATTTGGGTTTCCTTCGGATTGCATTGATTCTTCAATGTTTCCGGCGAACCCTTTAGGGATCGAAAATTCCGGCCGGTTCGATACTTTAGGACCGAGTACTGCTGGGGCTTATTTTGGGGACACTGGAGTGGGGACTTCATATCCTCAGGAGCTGTTTCGCTCATCATCATCGAGATCGAAACTCCAGCAACAGCTCATCAGATGGCCTTCTTCGATAACGAAGGCAGCGAGGAGTAAGAGAAGGATAGCAAGGAAAATGGGTTCTTCGagctctttctcttcttcatcatccccTTCTCTGAACTTGACCCCTGATACACCCACACCCAACGATCCTAACAAAGTCGAAGATGAAGATAACAGAACCATTACCACATCTGATAACAAG AAACTGAGATTCTTGTTTCAGAAAGTACTGAAGAACAGCGATGTTAGTTCCCTGGGAAGGATCGTTCTCCCAAAG AAAGATGCAGAGGCACATCTCCCAAGTCTTACAGTGAAAGAAGGAATCCAAATGACAGTGAGAGATGTCTCATCCACCACTTTCTGGTGCATGAGATACag ATTTTGGCCAAATAACAACAGCAAAATGTATGTTTTAGAGAACACTG GAGAATTTGTGAGGCAGAATAGCCTTCAAGCTGGAGACATGATGATGGTGTATGAGGAGGATGAAAACAAGGAGCTG TTCATCTGTGGAAAGAAGGTAGAGCGCAGAACTCCTGCGAGGCCCGGAGTTCTAGTGAGCCGACCTCTATACTACGCACCGCTGCTACACCAACAGCAGCCGCAACAAcaacactaccaccaccacttccaccaccaccaacaacaacagcaagaacaccactaccaccaccaacagcagcagcagcagcagcagcagcaactacaacagcaacaacaacagttCTATTACATGCCTCAGAATCAAAATAGAGTCATAATTCGAGATAACATAGGTGGTAGTAGTACTGTAGGGGACTGCTCGTCATCGTATACCGCTGCTGcagcttcttcttccttcagaACTACTACTTCTActacacaaccaccaccaccaccaccagcagTAGCAGCGGGGGTGGAGGAACCTTCACTGTTCAACGACGCTACTGTAGGATTAAGACAAGAAGAAGTTACTGGGGCTTATAGTTTGCAATTCACCGACTTCGATGACAGTGTCTTCGGCGAACTTGATATGCTTCCCAACTTCAGGTCATTATACGATGATTACCTTGTTAAGGACGATCCAGACGACGGTGGCAACGCTGACAAGAGTAATACTGATACAGCCCCAGcaaaatga